In Fibrobacter sp. UWB4, one DNA window encodes the following:
- a CDS encoding carbohydrate-binding protein, whose amino-acid sequence MKLLKKATMFGLMAGFGVSALADNPISTYHYLADPGAAADDDYFYIITDSDDPAPYNSDGYKIYALYAFRSRDMQNWTDYGIIYDARKVNGINDIWASGIAVHNGTFYIVFPDGGGGGIGYIKAPAIEGPWTNAVGQGKDKLVGGRGIIGCDGVSWCFDPGIFIDDDGTTYVTWGGGESNSRPNTDNFDIVRLNDAKDAPVGNGSHVKVNNLPTRKMLEASYIHKHKGTYYFSYSTGWQQGAPTIDYGISSNVMGPYTWKGTILGDPSMNGRSINGNNNHHGIAEFKGHSYVVYHDRRIAKGHNGLEIIPADDGKAKPNEGYHRSVSVDEMFYNSDGTIKTVTVTDEGPAQIENFDPYDWYPALTSSKQKGIRSRSNFVQGKAADHVLLPLSSKEAWLRVSGVDFGAGATGFTVEAASAADGNKIEIRSGSATGTLAGTCTLKNTGNKSVFAENKCDVEGLSGVVKQLFLVFKGSQDSTMAVKAWGFEGSGTTPPEPQKPFSGKAWEIPGKIEMEDFDIPGSGRGSEIKSYSENDSEDHGIENGGKSYREGTGVDIYKKATGYVVGYNQSGEWLEYTVNVKEAGDYTMFASVATDNSTASFTLSIDDKSIAEVPVAGDSWDDFVKVKANVTLPAGEHVLRFTITGDWFDIDYMTFAAGKNAKDPDDEPIALRKGLQLGASSVATFDVFDLTGKKITSFTARHIHEAKKLWRDNAMSKSVQGVCIIRNRHNGAVARVRTIR is encoded by the coding sequence ATGAAACTGCTTAAGAAAGCAACGATGTTTGGATTGATGGCGGGCTTTGGAGTAAGCGCTCTCGCTGACAACCCGATTTCTACTTACCACTACTTGGCTGACCCGGGTGCAGCCGCTGACGATGATTACTTCTACATCATCACGGACTCTGATGACCCGGCTCCGTACAATTCCGATGGCTACAAGATTTACGCCCTTTATGCATTCCGCAGTAGGGATATGCAGAACTGGACAGACTACGGCATTATTTACGATGCCCGCAAAGTAAATGGCATTAACGACATTTGGGCTTCTGGCATTGCTGTCCACAACGGCACGTTCTATATTGTGTTCCCGGATGGCGGTGGCGGCGGCATTGGCTACATCAAGGCGCCTGCGATTGAAGGTCCTTGGACAAACGCTGTGGGCCAGGGCAAGGATAAGCTTGTCGGTGGTCGCGGCATCATCGGTTGCGATGGCGTTTCCTGGTGCTTTGACCCGGGTATCTTTATTGATGACGACGGCACGACTTACGTGACGTGGGGCGGTGGTGAAAGCAATAGCCGTCCGAATACGGACAACTTTGATATTGTCAGGCTGAACGATGCGAAGGATGCTCCGGTGGGCAACGGTTCTCACGTGAAGGTGAATAACTTGCCGACCCGCAAAATGCTTGAAGCTTCTTACATCCACAAGCACAAGGGAACTTACTACTTCTCTTACAGTACTGGCTGGCAGCAGGGCGCTCCGACGATTGACTACGGTATTTCGAGCAACGTCATGGGGCCGTATACCTGGAAGGGCACGATTCTCGGTGACCCGAGCATGAACGGACGTAGCATCAATGGTAACAACAACCACCATGGTATTGCCGAATTCAAGGGCCATTCTTACGTTGTCTATCATGACCGTCGAATTGCCAAGGGCCACAACGGCTTGGAAATTATCCCGGCTGATGACGGCAAGGCAAAACCGAACGAAGGTTACCACCGCAGCGTTTCTGTAGACGAAATGTTCTACAATTCTGATGGAACTATTAAGACCGTTACGGTGACGGATGAAGGCCCGGCACAGATTGAAAACTTTGATCCGTACGATTGGTATCCGGCACTCACGAGTTCCAAGCAGAAGGGCATCCGTAGCCGTTCGAACTTTGTGCAGGGCAAGGCTGCCGATCATGTGTTGCTCCCGCTTTCTTCCAAGGAAGCTTGGCTCCGTGTTTCGGGAGTTGACTTTGGCGCTGGTGCAACGGGCTTTACGGTTGAAGCCGCAAGCGCTGCCGATGGCAACAAGATTGAAATCCGCTCGGGTTCTGCAACGGGTACGCTCGCTGGTACTTGCACCCTCAAGAATACCGGCAACAAGAGCGTTTTTGCCGAAAACAAGTGCGATGTCGAAGGGCTTTCGGGCGTCGTAAAGCAGCTGTTCCTTGTGTTCAAGGGTTCTCAGGACTCTACCATGGCCGTCAAGGCTTGGGGCTTCGAAGGCAGCGGCACGACTCCGCCGGAACCGCAGAAGCCGTTTAGTGGCAAGGCTTGGGAAATTCCGGGCAAGATCGAAATGGAAGACTTCGACATTCCGGGTTCTGGCCGCGGTAGCGAAATCAAGTCTTACAGCGAAAATGATTCCGAAGACCATGGCATTGAAAATGGTGGCAAGAGCTACCGCGAAGGCACGGGCGTGGACATTTACAAGAAGGCTACGGGCTACGTTGTTGGCTACAACCAGTCCGGCGAATGGCTCGAATATACCGTGAATGTCAAGGAAGCTGGCGACTACACGATGTTTGCTTCTGTGGCGACGGACAATTCGACGGCAAGCTTTACGCTCTCCATTGACGACAAGTCCATTGCTGAAGTTCCGGTTGCAGGTGACAGCTGGGATGACTTTGTCAAGGTCAAGGCCAACGTGACGCTCCCTGCCGGTGAACATGTGCTCCGCTTCACCATTACGGGCGACTGGTTCGATATCGACTACATGACCTTTGCAGCGGGCAAGAATGCCAAGGACCCGGATGATGAACCGATTGCTCTCCGTAAGGGACTTCAGCTGGGTGCATCTTCTGTCGCCACATTTGACGTGTTCGATTTGACTGGCAAGAAGATCACGAGCTTCACGGCTCGCCACATTCACGAAGCGAAGAAACTCTGGCGCGATAATGCCATGTCCAAGAGCGTACAGGGCGTTTGCATCATCCGTAACCGTCACAACGGTGCAGTCGCACGAGTAAGAACGATCCGATAG
- a CDS encoding carbohydrate-binding protein: MKCMGDVLKIASFGLVLAIPSLASTVNVDVTEEHQVIRGFGGMVHNQWQGGGGLSEADAKIAFGTGDGTIGLNTLRIPVYASSNDFNKEVQAAKYAKKYAGDDFILYATPWTSPYAGANQHMASSNYQKYVDHLNSFNDYMKNQGVPLYAISISNEPDWCGEWACWSADEIYNFTKGYADKMRKNGAKVISTESFRYDKNLYNKVLNDANALKNWDILGAHFYASDRRTGDNFFQYSLADQKKVERWMTEHYTESQGSGNYWRTITNTGDQANQNKRDTVNAMDVAYEIHRAMVVGNFNQYTWWYIRRCYGLIMEKDFGNKLQIPQNEIGKVSKRGYVLSQFARFVRPGAVRVGATANPEKEVFASAYKSADGDSVIVVLVNRDYKNSKTVTVKVQGADVQTFHMYTTSEAKNAKDEGEVEVKNGSVTITMDAGNASNKDCIVTLVGVGTPADPVPREPFGGKVAEIPGKIEAENFDIPGTGKGNKSYSENDSEDRGETNYREGTGVDIYKKATGYVVGYNEEGEWLEYSVNVKEAGDYTMFASVATSNSTSGFSLSLDGKTLVENVALSGTSFDDFVKVKANVTLPAGEHILRMTVTGSWFDIDYFNFAKGKDAADPDDKTIGLRSANFRLPTEAENYSVFDVNGVLVGKFLATTKADVQRMTKSVVRQNGIYFVKSLGGKSYRISVAK; the protein is encoded by the coding sequence ATGAAGTGTATGGGTGATGTCCTGAAAATTGCCTCGTTTGGTTTGGTTTTGGCAATTCCCTCGCTTGCCTCGACGGTCAATGTTGACGTGACTGAAGAACATCAGGTCATTCGCGGTTTCGGCGGCATGGTGCATAACCAGTGGCAGGGCGGTGGAGGCCTTTCCGAAGCCGATGCGAAGATCGCTTTTGGTACGGGCGATGGCACAATCGGCCTCAACACGCTCCGTATTCCGGTGTATGCAAGTTCTAACGACTTCAATAAGGAAGTTCAGGCTGCAAAGTATGCCAAAAAGTACGCCGGCGATGACTTTATCCTTTATGCGACTCCGTGGACATCGCCGTACGCAGGGGCGAACCAGCACATGGCTTCTTCGAATTACCAGAAGTATGTGGACCACCTGAATAGCTTTAACGATTACATGAAGAATCAGGGCGTTCCCCTGTATGCTATCTCCATCAGTAACGAACCGGACTGGTGCGGTGAATGGGCCTGCTGGAGTGCCGACGAAATCTACAACTTCACCAAGGGCTATGCCGACAAGATGCGCAAGAATGGCGCGAAGGTGATTTCTACAGAATCCTTCCGTTATGACAAGAACCTCTACAATAAGGTCTTGAACGATGCCAATGCCCTCAAGAACTGGGACATTCTCGGCGCGCATTTTTACGCGAGTGACCGAAGGACTGGGGACAACTTCTTCCAGTACAGCCTTGCTGACCAGAAAAAAGTCGAACGCTGGATGACGGAACACTACACCGAAAGCCAGGGAAGCGGTAACTACTGGCGCACGATTACGAATACGGGTGACCAGGCGAACCAGAACAAGCGCGATACTGTGAACGCCATGGATGTGGCTTACGAAATTCACCGCGCCATGGTCGTGGGCAACTTCAATCAGTACACCTGGTGGTACATCCGTCGCTGCTATGGCTTGATTATGGAAAAGGACTTTGGCAACAAGCTCCAGATTCCGCAGAACGAAATCGGCAAGGTCTCGAAGCGCGGCTATGTGCTGAGCCAGTTCGCACGCTTTGTCCGCCCGGGTGCGGTCCGCGTGGGTGCAACGGCAAATCCCGAAAAGGAAGTCTTTGCAAGTGCTTACAAGAGTGCCGATGGCGACTCCGTGATTGTGGTGCTCGTGAACCGCGACTATAAGAATAGCAAGACTGTAACCGTGAAGGTGCAAGGCGCCGATGTTCAGACCTTCCACATGTACACCACCAGCGAAGCAAAGAACGCCAAGGATGAAGGCGAAGTCGAGGTCAAGAATGGCTCCGTGACGATTACGATGGATGCTGGTAATGCAAGCAACAAGGACTGCATTGTGACGCTCGTGGGCGTTGGCACTCCGGCGGACCCTGTTCCTCGTGAACCGTTTGGTGGCAAGGTCGCTGAAATTCCGGGCAAGATTGAAGCCGAAAACTTCGACATCCCGGGTACGGGCAAGGGCAACAAGTCTTATAGCGAAAACGATTCCGAAGACCGTGGCGAAACCAACTACCGCGAAGGTACGGGCGTTGACATTTACAAGAAGGCTACGGGCTATGTGGTCGGCTATAACGAAGAAGGCGAATGGCTCGAATACTCTGTGAATGTGAAGGAAGCCGGTGATTACACAATGTTTGCTTCTGTCGCTACGAGTAATTCGACGTCTGGTTTCTCGCTCTCCTTGGATGGAAAAACTCTTGTAGAAAATGTCGCACTTTCGGGAACGAGCTTCGATGACTTTGTGAAGGTCAAGGCCAACGTAACGCTCCCGGCTGGCGAACATATTCTCCGCATGACGGTGACGGGTTCCTGGTTCGATATCGACTACTTCAACTTTGCAAAGGGCAAGGATGCCGCCGATCCGGACGATAAGACGATTGGTTTGCGCAGTGCTAATTTCCGCTTGCCGACCGAAGCCGAAAATTACAGTGTCTTCGACGTGAACGGCGTGCTCGTGGGCAAGTTCCTCGCTACGACCAAGGCCGATGTCCAGCGCATGACCAAGAGCGTGGTGCGTCAGAATGGCATTTACTTTGTGAAGTCGCTGGGTGGCAAATCCTACCGCATTTCTGTGGCTAAATAA
- a CDS encoding sialate O-acetylesterase has translation MSVERELKKILAYAGVAAGLSMFAVGANAAPNPNFHIYIAYGQSNMAGNGDIVPSEDQANPPKNFIMLASHNANASQRSGKTNQSIKTGEWYPAIPPMFHAFENLSPADYFGRAMVDSLPGVTVGIIPVAIGAVSIRAFDKDQYEAYFRGDGKDIMNWGWPKDYDNNPPGRILELAKKAKEVGVIKGFIFHQGESDGTDANWRKTVYKTYKDVIDALGLDENEVPFVAGELLQEGNNCCGSKNGGIAELKNNFKKFGLASSKGLKGNGKDPYHFGREGVIELGRRYVHEMLKLIDKTIDPDAPAVDLVDPSKSTVSDEPPEEYGPYTEAIAIPGKVQAENYNKGGADKAYMDLSKGNEGGKLRKNDVDIYQPNMGIVVGHCQATEWLKYTVNVAADGDYEISANVAGDNGTGSLVLYMDDKRIGTEIANEGKGFDNFTTVSGGKATLTKGEHELKLEITNDWIDIDYVEFKEISAQPPIGLKNIRLSMTEAESNYSVFDMQGIKLSSFTAKGMNEAMNLVRENAKLRKQARGVFFVRKNGDKSLTKKVVIHE, from the coding sequence ATGAGCGTGGAAAGAGAATTGAAAAAAATCCTGGCCTATGCAGGTGTTGCTGCTGGGCTTTCTATGTTTGCGGTGGGGGCGAATGCGGCTCCGAACCCGAACTTCCATATCTACATTGCTTACGGGCAGTCCAACATGGCGGGTAACGGCGATATCGTACCGTCCGAGGACCAGGCAAATCCGCCCAAGAACTTTATCATGCTTGCTTCGCACAATGCAAATGCAAGCCAACGTAGCGGCAAGACGAATCAGTCTATCAAGACGGGCGAATGGTACCCGGCAATCCCGCCGATGTTCCATGCGTTCGAAAACCTCTCCCCGGCAGACTACTTTGGCCGCGCGATGGTGGATTCCTTGCCGGGCGTGACTGTGGGTATCATCCCGGTGGCGATCGGTGCTGTGAGCATCCGCGCCTTCGACAAGGATCAGTACGAAGCTTATTTCAGGGGCGATGGCAAGGACATCATGAACTGGGGCTGGCCCAAGGATTACGACAACAACCCTCCGGGACGCATCCTGGAACTTGCCAAGAAGGCCAAGGAAGTCGGTGTCATCAAGGGCTTCATTTTCCATCAGGGCGAAAGTGACGGCACGGACGCCAACTGGCGCAAGACGGTTTACAAGACTTACAAGGACGTGATTGACGCTCTTGGTCTGGACGAAAACGAAGTCCCGTTTGTGGCTGGCGAACTCCTCCAGGAAGGCAATAACTGCTGCGGAAGCAAGAATGGCGGCATCGCCGAACTCAAGAATAACTTCAAGAAGTTCGGTCTCGCTTCTTCCAAGGGCCTCAAGGGAAACGGCAAGGACCCTTATCACTTTGGCCGTGAAGGCGTGATTGAGCTTGGCCGCCGTTATGTCCATGAAATGCTCAAGCTTATCGACAAGACTATCGACCCGGATGCTCCGGCTGTTGACTTGGTGGATCCAAGCAAGTCTACAGTGTCCGACGAACCGCCTGAGGAATACGGCCCGTACACCGAAGCCATTGCCATTCCGGGCAAGGTGCAGGCTGAAAACTACAACAAGGGCGGCGCCGACAAGGCTTATATGGACCTGAGCAAGGGCAACGAGGGCGGCAAGCTTCGTAAAAACGATGTTGACATTTACCAGCCTAACATGGGTATTGTCGTCGGTCACTGCCAAGCGACAGAATGGCTTAAGTACACCGTGAATGTCGCTGCTGATGGCGATTACGAAATTTCTGCCAACGTCGCTGGCGATAACGGTACAGGCAGCTTAGTCCTTTACATGGATGACAAGCGGATCGGTACGGAAATTGCAAACGAAGGCAAGGGCTTTGACAACTTCACAACGGTAAGTGGTGGCAAGGCTACGCTCACCAAGGGCGAACATGAACTCAAGCTCGAAATTACCAATGACTGGATTGATATCGACTATGTTGAATTCAAGGAAATAAGCGCCCAGCCGCCTATCGGACTTAAGAATATCCGCCTTAGCATGACTGAAGCCGAAAGCAACTATAGCGTGTTCGATATGCAGGGCATTAAGCTGAGTTCGTTTACCGCAAAGGGCATGAACGAAGCAATGAATCTAGTGAGGGAAAACGCAAAGCTCCGCAAGCAGGCAAGGGGCGTGTTCTTTGTCCGCAAGAACGGAGATAAATCTCTAACGAAAAAGGTGGTGATACATGAATAA
- a CDS encoding fibrobacter succinogenes major paralogous domain-containing protein, with protein MKKFLFCACIFAVISLAACGDSTNPSDSSIPDPVVDKNSLTDSRDGRTYRTVVIGSQTWMAENLNFETANSYCYDDKPSNCTKYGRLYAWGAAMDSAGLWSANGNDCGNDKECSPTYPLRGVCPDGWHLPTKAEFETLISSIGDEWVVGGKLRSKTGWNHSNRYQNTDDYSFTALPGGSRLPGGGYSNEGENAFFWSSTEISGDMAYYMTLYYNIDYVKPGYLFKSSGYSVRCIKD; from the coding sequence ATGAAAAAGTTTTTATTCTGTGCATGTATTTTTGCAGTAATTTCTCTAGCCGCATGCGGTGATAGTACTAATCCTTCGGATAGCTCGATTCCTGATCCTGTAGTGGATAAAAACAGTCTTACGGATTCTCGTGATGGTCGAACTTATAGGACTGTTGTAATTGGCTCTCAGACTTGGATGGCTGAAAACTTGAATTTTGAAACTGCGAATAGTTACTGTTACGATGATAAGCCTAGCAATTGCACGAAGTATGGTCGCCTTTATGCATGGGGTGCAGCGATGGATAGTGCGGGGTTATGGAGTGCAAATGGCAATGATTGTGGCAACGATAAGGAATGTTCGCCAACGTATCCTTTGCGCGGAGTTTGCCCAGACGGTTGGCACTTACCTACAAAAGCTGAGTTCGAAACGTTGATATCTTCAATTGGCGACGAATGGGTGGTTGGGGGAAAACTCAGATCAAAAACTGGATGGAATCATAGTAACCGATATCAAAATACGGATGATTATTCGTTTACGGCTCTTCCTGGTGGTAGTAGATTGCCTGGTGGGGGTTACAGTAATGAAGGCGAAAACGCTTTCTTTTGGAGTTCTACAGAGATCTCTGGTGACATGGCGTACTACATGACTTTATACTATAACATCGATTATGTGAAGCCTGGCTATCTATTCAAGTCCAGCGGATATTCAGTTCGCTGTATTAAGGACTAG
- a CDS encoding sialate O-acetylesterase, whose amino-acid sequence MSVEMSFKKLMGIAGVAAGLSMFAVTGANAAPDPNFHIYIAYGQSNMEGNARNFTDVDKKEHPRVKMFATTSCPSLGRPTVGEMYPAVPPMFKCGEGLSVADWFGRHMADSLPNVTIGIIPVAQGGTSIRLFDPDDYKNYLNSAESWLKNGAKAYGDDGNAMGRIIEVAKKAQEKGVIKGIIFHQGETDGGMSNWEQIVKKTYEYMLKQLGLNAEETPFVAGEMVDGGSCAGFSSRVRGLSKYIANFGVASSKGYGSKGDGLHFTVEGYRGMGERYAQQMLKLINVAPVDPVPQEPFKGAPIAIPGKVEVEDFDKPGIGKNEDGTSNASYSDEDSENHGDSDYRKDTGVDLYKTADGVALGYTQTGEWLEYTVEVKADGEYNVEASVAAGNSTSAFKLYMDDKAIGDEVSVPQTADNSWDTYKTITVKEGVKLTAGKHVLKLEITANYVNIDWIQFTDAKETIGLSKIRLDVTEAESNFSVYSMQGQKLGTFTAKRMADAMNLVKTDAKLRKQAKGVFFVRKEGTKLMSKKVVVFE is encoded by the coding sequence ATGAGTGTGGAAATGAGCTTCAAAAAGCTGATGGGCATTGCAGGTGTTGCTGCTGGCCTCTCTATGTTTGCGGTAACGGGTGCAAATGCGGCTCCGGACCCGAACTTCCATATTTACATTGCCTATGGGCAGTCGAACATGGAAGGCAACGCGAGGAACTTTACGGATGTCGATAAGAAGGAACATCCTCGCGTGAAAATGTTTGCAACAACGTCTTGCCCGAGTCTTGGCCGCCCTACGGTCGGTGAAATGTACCCGGCAGTGCCGCCAATGTTCAAGTGCGGTGAAGGCCTTTCTGTCGCTGACTGGTTTGGCCGCCACATGGCAGATTCCTTGCCGAACGTGACGATTGGCATTATTCCGGTGGCTCAGGGCGGTACGAGTATCCGCTTGTTTGACCCGGACGATTACAAGAATTACCTCAATTCTGCGGAAAGCTGGCTGAAGAACGGAGCCAAGGCTTACGGTGACGATGGCAATGCCATGGGCCGCATTATTGAAGTCGCCAAGAAGGCTCAGGAAAAGGGCGTCATCAAGGGAATCATCTTCCACCAGGGTGAAACCGATGGCGGCATGAGCAACTGGGAGCAGATTGTCAAGAAGACTTACGAATACATGCTCAAGCAGCTTGGCCTGAATGCCGAAGAAACTCCGTTTGTCGCTGGCGAAATGGTCGATGGTGGTTCTTGCGCGGGCTTTAGCAGTCGTGTGCGTGGGCTTTCCAAGTACATTGCGAATTTTGGCGTGGCAAGCTCCAAGGGCTACGGCAGTAAAGGTGACGGCCTCCACTTTACCGTAGAAGGCTACCGCGGCATGGGTGAGCGTTATGCCCAGCAAATGCTCAAGCTCATCAACGTGGCGCCTGTTGACCCTGTCCCGCAGGAACCGTTCAAGGGTGCTCCGATTGCTATTCCGGGCAAGGTCGAAGTCGAAGATTTTGACAAGCCGGGTATCGGCAAGAACGAAGACGGTACGAGTAACGCCTCTTACAGTGACGAAGATTCCGAAAACCATGGCGATAGCGATTACCGCAAGGATACGGGTGTAGACCTGTACAAGACAGCCGATGGCGTCGCTCTTGGTTACACGCAGACTGGCGAATGGCTCGAATACACGGTCGAAGTCAAGGCCGATGGCGAATACAACGTCGAAGCTAGCGTGGCCGCAGGCAATTCCACTTCTGCGTTCAAGCTCTACATGGATGACAAGGCGATTGGCGATGAAGTCTCCGTGCCGCAGACTGCCGATAATTCTTGGGATACCTATAAGACGATTACAGTCAAGGAAGGTGTCAAGCTCACGGCCGGTAAGCACGTGCTCAAGCTCGAAATCACCGCCAACTACGTGAATATCGACTGGATCCAGTTTACCGATGCTAAGGAAACGATCGGTCTTTCGAAGATCCGCCTCGACGTGACCGAAGCCGAAAGCAACTTTAGCGTGTACAGCATGCAGGGCCAAAAGCTCGGGACGTTTACCGCGAAGAGAATGGCCGATGCTATGAACCTCGTCAAGACGGATGCCAAGCTCCGCAAGCAGGCTAAGGGCGTGTTCTTTGTCCGCAAGGAAGGCACAAAGCTCATGAGCAAGAAGGTTGTCGTTTTCGAATAA
- a CDS encoding carbohydrate-binding protein — translation MRLLKRLTMAGLLAGFGVGALADNPISAYHYLADPGAASDGTYFYVITDSDDPAVANANGYDIKALYGFRTKDMKNWTDFGIIYDARKVDGIGDIWASGIAVNPNDHRLYIVFPDGGGGGIGLIGADSIAGPWTNPVSGNKKLINNWGGGLADCDGIGWCFDPAIFFDDDGTGYFTFGGGESNSRPAANNNNNIFNIYKFNKDMKGFDVSSKTQLKIGGPKAMEASYIHKYKGNYYLSYSTADLRIAYGMSKNPMGPYEYKGIFMGNPNINGQNINANNNNHHGIAEFKGHWYVAYHDRRIANGYDGLEKIPADDGRPNPVPAFHRSVSVDEFTYNSDGTMKELTFTKEGPKQIENFDPYDWYPALTSSKQKGIRSRSNWAPGKVAEHLLLPLSTKESWIRVSGVDFGTAATGLTVQAASTDDGNKIEIRTGSATGTLAGTCSLKNTGSKNTFADNSCEVEGLKGIVEQLFFVFKGSKDSTMAIKAWGFEGSGTTPPEPQKPYGEKAVTLPAKIEAEHFDIPGVGRGGDVDSYSDADSENQGDAEFRTDLGVDIVLGGTGKAVGYTASGEWLEYSVVVPEDGDYAIVASASTGMENGASFCFLVDGKAVGDTVKVPQTGEDWSVYKEFEGGKAKLTKGEHIIRLVITGNNVNVDWFSFGDVEKVGIKPSVKFQANASRVYRVYGVSGKLLGIVDLAGKKAGEALQSAGFTKGVYMLKSVDGHKTFMTSVAR, via the coding sequence ATGAGATTACTGAAACGTTTAACGATGGCAGGCTTGCTCGCCGGTTTTGGTGTGGGCGCGCTTGCCGATAACCCGATTTCGGCTTATCATTACTTGGCCGACCCGGGTGCTGCTTCTGACGGCACTTATTTTTACGTCATCACGGACTCGGACGACCCGGCTGTGGCTAACGCCAACGGCTACGATATCAAGGCTCTTTACGGTTTTCGCACCAAGGATATGAAAAACTGGACCGACTTCGGTATCATTTACGATGCCCGCAAGGTCGATGGCATTGGTGATATTTGGGCCTCCGGTATTGCGGTAAATCCCAACGACCACAGACTTTACATTGTGTTCCCGGATGGCGGTGGTGGCGGTATCGGCCTCATTGGCGCTGACAGCATTGCGGGGCCGTGGACAAACCCAGTCTCTGGCAACAAGAAGCTCATCAACAACTGGGGTGGCGGCCTTGCGGACTGTGATGGCATTGGCTGGTGCTTTGACCCGGCAATCTTCTTCGATGACGATGGTACGGGTTACTTTACGTTTGGCGGTGGCGAAAGCAATAGCCGCCCGGCAGCGAATAACAACAATAACATTTTCAATATATACAAGTTTAACAAGGATATGAAGGGCTTCGATGTGAGTTCCAAGACCCAGCTGAAAATCGGCGGTCCGAAGGCGATGGAAGCTTCTTACATCCACAAGTATAAGGGTAATTACTATCTCTCTTACAGTACGGCTGACTTGCGCATTGCTTACGGCATGTCCAAGAACCCGATGGGTCCTTACGAATACAAGGGTATCTTCATGGGGAACCCAAACATTAATGGCCAGAACATCAACGCCAATAACAACAACCATCATGGCATTGCCGAATTCAAGGGCCACTGGTACGTGGCTTACCATGACCGCCGCATTGCAAACGGCTATGATGGTTTGGAAAAGATTCCTGCTGACGACGGTCGCCCGAATCCGGTGCCGGCATTCCACCGCAGCGTTTCGGTCGATGAATTTACTTACAATTCCGACGGCACGATGAAGGAACTGACCTTCACGAAGGAAGGCCCGAAGCAGATTGAAAACTTCGATCCGTATGACTGGTACCCGGCTCTCACGAGTTCCAAGCAGAAGGGCATCCGCAGCCGTTCGAACTGGGCCCCGGGCAAGGTTGCTGAACACCTTTTGCTCCCGCTTTCCACGAAGGAATCATGGATCCGCGTTTCGGGTGTGGACTTTGGCACGGCGGCGACGGGCTTGACGGTTCAGGCCGCAAGCACGGATGATGGCAACAAGATTGAAATCCGCACGGGTTCTGCAACGGGAACGCTTGCGGGCACTTGCTCGCTCAAGAATACCGGCAGCAAGAATACTTTCGCCGATAACTCTTGCGAAGTCGAAGGTCTCAAGGGCATTGTCGAACAGCTGTTCTTTGTGTTCAAGGGTTCCAAGGATTCTACGATGGCGATCAAGGCTTGGGGCTTTGAAGGCAGTGGCACGACTCCTCCCGAACCGCAGAAGCCGTATGGCGAAAAGGCTGTGACGCTCCCGGCTAAGATTGAAGCGGAACACTTTGACATTCCGGGCGTTGGCCGCGGTGGCGATGTCGATTCTTACAGCGACGCCGATTCCGAAAACCAGGGCGATGCAGAATTCCGCACAGACCTGGGCGTGGACATTGTGCTTGGCGGTACGGGCAAGGCGGTTGGCTACACGGCTTCTGGCGAATGGCTCGAATACTCCGTTGTGGTCCCGGAAGATGGCGACTATGCTATTGTGGCCTCGGCTTCTACCGGGATGGAAAATGGCGCGAGCTTCTGCTTCTTGGTTGATGGCAAGGCCGTTGGCGATACTGTCAAGGTCCCGCAGACCGGCGAAGACTGGAGCGTCTATAAAGAATTTGAAGGTGGCAAGGCGAAGCTCACCAAGGGCGAACACATTATCCGTCTCGTGATCACGGGCAACAACGTGAACGTGGACTGGTTCTCGTTTGGCGATGTGGAAAAGGTTGGCATCAAGCCCTCTGTGAAGTTCCAGGCGAATGCTTCTCGCGTCTACCGCGTGTATGGCGTGAGCGGTAAGCTGCTTGGCATTGTGGACCTCGCCGGAAAGAAGGCTGGCGAAGCTCTTCAGAGTGCAGGATTCACCAAGGGCGTTTACATGCTCAAGAGCGTTGACGGTCACAAGACCTTCATGACATCTGTCGCAAGATAA